One segment of Carya illinoinensis cultivar Pawnee chromosome 1, C.illinoinensisPawnee_v1, whole genome shotgun sequence DNA contains the following:
- the LOC122305957 gene encoding uncharacterized protein LOC122305957, with amino-acid sequence MDFETLKIRASEQLAMYPSRGLFHLVRAFQFVVVLSCTLFCQATCGPSSMNGMLKPVEHDACGSYRDRFDVGFLDIGAGYSSTRYGKPMTHVNIGTVCTNSRSFCFPSTLPGFSSKEYEHRAAALEASGSQSDCQLPDKSTRDSGWMSNQSWSSDHGMFELLKGGIVSCSLNFKEDINEVSTIRADSSNQNDFSFSRGSSINQKCKSFRPERNYELTKTCSFDGSSSFSVEIKPNVLDWGQKYLYLPSLAFLTVANTCNDSILHVYEPFSTDVQFYPCNSSEALLGPGEVASICFVYFPRWLGLSSAHLILQTSAGGFLVHAKGFAIESPYGIQPILGLDVSSSGRWTKNLSLFNPFDETIHVEEVTAWMQVSLGQTSHYTEVICSLENFQGSNDLGLANVRDQLVVKKGQVGVPLLAIRPHGNWEIGPQSSEAVIEIDVSIESEGKIFGAFCMQLLRSSQDKSDTVMIPLEAELDGKAAYDDLSGSISAFLEPLVPCDASETIVVALSLRNAASHLLNVMEVSEVSDRKSFHIQYMEGLLLFPGTITQVALITCSQLHVELSDSPPEVSNIYWSCKLLILTNDSSSPRIEIPCQDITYYCSRHQKDPSIGFEYQSEKVESGYMMSGSLGSGMHSPSQIKALDPAEADELVLENWKSQGTKCGMSVLDDHEIFFPMVEVGSHHSKWITVTNPSPQPVVMQLILNSGEIIDECSAPDGFTQPPSSSFVFDESSGPAKYGFSMAESALTEAYVHPYGRASFGPISFQPSNRCSWRSSALVRNNLSGVEWLTLRGFGGSLSLVLLEGSEPVESVEFNLNLPIPLNASPPNTLVHLEETIYACSQPLSKELYAKNTGDLPFEVRKIKVSGTECGMDGFMVHTCNGFALEPGESAKLLISYQYDFSAAMIHRDLELSLDAGIYVIPMKASLPFSMLNICKKSVFWMRVKKSPVAVFFVFTLIFLVFCWIFSQVIALGSQDDLCKSERSSIAAALRKAGKTVLTHHNQGNGKLSVSSEVDSLLRSVGDEKISVQACVRRHPDGQDGIPGQGMTAQLVGPTCENHKQIDDPLDNRKERAFPSSLPSKSVAIYNSNTIETSQQGNLTVKTGNEKGRRRRKRKGAASKFTGQFEVSSSQSGNSTPSSPLSPVASVTPKRTWRRAPDMEQTIETKCPFTQEADRLPEKDEVFGSDTEVNLLEHQVSARHCSNSLFLPTPEQPSASRKTPTKPVLLPSATFPCLGRPSPDVLCSSPFLASTSAVAPHARAPGSKLYNQKAKEKARLGDEYTYDIWGDHLSGLHLRSKDVTSMMSNPTNLHDNVYDSESFFVRGPQSLMTMSKSVSFGK; translated from the exons ATGGACTTCGAAACCCTAAAGATCAGAGCTTCTGAACAGCTCGCCATGTACCCCAGCAG GGGATTGTTTCACCTAGTCAGAGCATTCCAATTTGTAGTGGTTCTTTCATGTACCCTTTTTTGCCAAGCTACATGTGGACCAAGCTCCATGAATGGGATGCTGAAGCCAGTGGAACATGATGCGTGTGGATCATACAGAGACAGGTTTGATGTGGGGTTTCTGGATATTGGTGCTGGTTATAGTAGTACTCGATATGGAAAGCCAATGACCCATGTAAATATTGGGACCGTCTGTACCAACTCTCGTTCGTTCTGCTTCCCATCAACATTACCGGGTTTTTCTTCTAAAGAGTATGAACACAGAGCTGCTGCTTTAGAAGCTTCTGGGAGTCAGTCTGATTGTCAATTACCTGATAAATCTACTAGGGATAGCGGGTGGATGAGTAATCAAAGTTGGTCATCTGACCATGGCATGTTCGAGTTATTGAAAGGAGGGATTGTTTCTTGTTCTTTAAACTTCAAAGAGGACATTAATGAGGTATCAACCATTCGAGCTGACAGTtctaatcaaaatgatttttctttctcTAGAGGATCTTCAATTAATCAGAAGTGCAAAAGTTTTAGGCCAGAAAGGAACTATGAGTTGACCAAAACATGTTCTTTTGATGGTTCTTCGTCTTTCAGTGTCGAAATTAAGCCTAATGTTCTAGATTGGGGACAAAAGTATTTGTATCTTCCTTCATTAGCTTTCTTGACTGTGGCAAACACATGCAATGACAGCATTTTACATGTTTATGAACCTTTCAGCACCGATGTTCAATTCTATCCGTGCAATTCTAGTGAGGCTTTGCTTGGACCTGGTGAAGTAGCTTCAATCTGTTTTGTATACTTTCCTAGATGGTTGGGCTTGTCCTCTGCTCATTTGATTTTGCAGACAAGCGCTGGTGGTTTCCTAGTCCATGCTAAGGGCTTTGCTATAGAGTCGCCTTATGGAATTCAACCTATATTAGGTCTGGATGTTTCTTCCAGTGGAAGATGGACTAAGAATTTGTCTTTGTTCAATCCCTTTGATGAAACCATCCATGTGGAGGAAGTGACAGCGTGGATGCAAGTTTCTCTAGGGCAAACTTCTCATTATACTGAAGTGATTTGTAGTTTAGAAAATTTTCAGGGCTCTAATGACCTAGGTTTGGCAAATGTTAGGGACCAGTTGGTTGTGAAAAAGGGTCAAGTCGGTGTGCCACTCTTGGCAATTAGGCCTCATGGAAACTGGGAGATAGGTCCCCAAAGCTCTGAAGCAGTGATAGAGATAGATGTCTCAATTGAGTCTGAGGGGAAAATCTTTGGTGCGTTTTGTATGCAGTTGCTAAGGTCTTCACAAGACAAGTCTGATACAGTTATGATTCCTCTTGAAGCAGAACTAGATGGGAAAGCCGCCTATGATGATCTTTCAGGATCTATATCAGCATTTCTTGAACCTCTAGTTCCATGTGATGCGAGTGAAACTATTGTTGTTGCTCTGTCTCTGAGAAATGCTGCTTCTCACTTACTGAATGTCATGGAGGTTAGTGAGGTTTCAGATAGGAAAAGTTTTCATATCCAATACATGGAAGGCTTATTACTTTTTCCTGGCACTATCACACAAGTTGCTTTGATTACTTGCTCTCAGTTGCATGTTGAATTAAGCGATTCTCCACCTGAAGTATCCAATATATACTGGAGCTGTAAGTTACTCATACTTACAAATGACTCGAGCAGTCCTCGGATAGAAATTCCTTGCCAGGACATAACCTATTACTGTTCAAGACATCAGAAGGACCCTTCTATTGGATTTGAATATCAGTCTGAAAAGGTTGAATCTGGCTATATGATGTCAGGGTCCTTGGGCAGTGGCATGCATTCTCCATCACAGATCAAG GCTCTGGACCCAGCAGAAGCTGATGAATTGGTTCTAGAAAACTGGAAGTCTCAAGGTACTAAATGTGGCATGTCTGTGCTTGATGACCATGAGATATTCTTCCCAATGGTTGAAGTTGGAAGTCATCACTCCAAGTGGATCACTGTAACGAATCCTAGCCCTCAGCCAGTTGTCATGCAGCTTATCCTGAACTCAGGAGAGATTATTGATGAATGCAGTGCCCCTGATGGGTTCACACAACCACCATCCAGTAGTTTTGTTTTTGATGAATCTAGTGGTCCAGCAAAATATGGGTTCTCGATGGCGGAGAGTGCACTAACAGAGGCTTATGTTCATCCTTATGGTAGAGCATCTTTTGGGCCAATTTCCTTTCAACCTTCAAATCGATGTAGCTGGAGAAGTTCAGCTCTGGTTAGGAACAATCTTTCAGGTGTGGAGTGGCTCACTTTGAGGGGATTTGGAGGGTCACTTTCCCTTGTCCTCTTGGAGGGGTCCGAACCTGTAGAAAGTGTGGAGTTTAACCTCAATTTGCCCATTCCTTTGAATGCCTCTCCCCCCAATACTTTGGTGCACTTGGAAGAGACCATTTATGCATGTTCACAGCCATTGTCAAAAGAGCTTTATGCCAAGAACACAGGAGACTTGCCATTCGAGGTTAGAAAAATCAAAGTTTCTGGAACAGAGTGTGGGATGGATGGATTTATGGTGCATACTTGTAATGGTTTTGCTCTTGAACCTGGGGAATCAGCAAAGCTTCTGATATCATACCAGTATGATTTTTCTGCAGCCATGATACATAGAGATCTTGAACTGTCCCTGGATGCTGGAATTTATGTGATTCCCATGAAGGCAAGTCTGCCCTTTTCCATGCTTAATATCTGTAAGAAATCAGTCTTCTGGATGCGAGTGAAGAAATCCCCTGTAGCAGTCTTCTTTGTTTTTACCTTAATATTTCTGGTATTCTGTTGGATATTTTCCCAAGTCATAGCCTTGGGATCCCAGGATGACTTGTGCAAGAGTGAGAGGAGTTCCATTGCTGCTGCTTTAAGGAAGGCTGGCAAAACCGTTCTTACACATCATAACCAGGGAAATGGGAAGTTGTCTGTGTCGAGTGAGGTGGATAGTCTCTTAAGGTCTGTTGGGGATGAAAAAATCTCGGTGCAGGCTTGTGTTCGTAGACATCCTGATGGTCAGGACGGGATCCCAGGACAGGGAATGACTGCTCAACTTGTGGGACCAACATGTGAAAATCATAAACAAATTGATGATCCGTTGGATAATCGAAAGGAAAGAGCATTTCCATCCTCTTTACCGTCAAAGTCTGTAGCAATTTATAATTCTAATACAATAGAAACATCCCAACAAGGTAACCTTACAGTCAAAACTGGGAACGAGAAAGGAAGAAGGCGAAGGAAGAGAAAGGGTGCAGCTTCCAAATTTACAGGGCAGTTTGAAGTTTCTAGCAGTCAAAGTGGAAATTCTACACCTTCTTCTCCCTTGTCCCCGGTCGCATCTGTTACCCCCAAACGCACGTGGCGGCGAGCTCCTGATATGGAGCAAACTATTGAGACCAAGTGTCCATTTACTCAAGAAGCGGACCGACTCCCTGAGAAGGATGAGGTTTTTGGATCCGATACTGAGGTGAACCTATTGGAGCATCAGGTTTCTGCACGGCATTGCAGTAACAGCTTGTTCTTGCCTACTCCAGAGCAGCCTTCAGCATCAAGAAAAACACCTACCAAGCCTGTTCTGTTGCCTTCTGCTACTTTCCCTTGTCTTGGCAGGCCTTCCCCCGATGTGCTGTGCTCTTCCCCTTTTCTTGCTTCAACTTCTGCAGTTGCTCCACATGCTCGAGCTCCTGGGTCCAAGCTTTACAACCAGAAAGCCAAAGAAAAGGCACGACTTGGGGATGAATATACATATGATATCTGGGGTGACCATTTATCTGGACTGCATTTACGGTCAAAGGATGTCACGTCTATGATGTCCAATCCTACAAACCTTCACGACAATGTCTATGATTCTGAAAGTTTCTTTGTAAGGGGTCCACAAAGCCTCATGACAATGTCAAAATCTGTAAGTTTTGGAAAATAA